From the Pseudomonas syringae KCTC 12500 genome, the window GGCGATGTAGTTGACGACATCGATCCGGGCCACGCTCTGCTGTTTGAGCAGAAATACGGCCTGGCTTTCCTGCTCACTGAAAATCGCGACCAGCACGTTGGCGCCGGTCACTTCGCGCTTGCCTGAGCTCTGCACGTGGAAGACTGCCCGTTGCAGCACGCGCTGGAACCCGAGCGTCGGTTGTGTCTCGCGGTCCTCGTCATGAACGGGGATCAGCGGAGTGGTGGAGTCGATGAACTCCTGCAGATCATGCTTGAGTTTATCGAGGTTTGCGCCGCAGGCACGCAGGACAGTGGCTGCAGCCTCATTATCCAATAGAGCCAGCAGGAGATGCTCGACCGTCATGAACTCATGACGCTTCGAACGTGCCTCCTTGAAGGCAAGATTGAGGGTGACTTCGAGCTCACGGTTTAACATAGCTTCACCTCATACCCAAGTGGTCGGCGTTTAACCGTCCTTCTCGATCTCACAGAGTAGCGGATGCTGGCTCTCCCTGGCGTATTGATTGACCTGCATTGCCTTGGTCTCGGCGATGTCGCGGGTAAACAATCCGCAGACTGCCCGTCCCTCTGTATGGACGGCCAGCATGACTTTGGTGGCCAGCTCACGATTCAGGTTAAAAAACACCTCGAGTACTTCTACGACGAAATCCATCGGGGTGTAGTCATCGTTGAATAAAACCACCTTGTACATCGGTGGCGCCTGCAGGGCCGGCTTGGCGTCCTGCACCGCAATGCCCGCCGAGTCGTCCTCGTGCGACTGCGGATCATCCTGATTGAATGTTAGTCGAATCTTGCTGAATGCATGCATGGAAAGAAATGTTCGTTTGAGGGCGGATTGAGCAATTTAGTCGCAGTCTGGGCGGTTTTTAAATGCACTGCCACATGACCTTGACTATCAGCTAAACGGTGTTACAAACAATAGAGCCCACATTGGGTAAAAAGGGTCCGCGCAGTCAACCAAAATTTTTTGGGTGAGCAGCGGATTGAAGTGGATGATACTCCTGACGGAGTCCTTTGCAGAGGGAGATGGTAATGATTGAAGGAAAAGTCAAGTGGTTCAACAATGCAAAAGGGTTTGGATTCATAAACGCTGAAGGCAATGACGAGGATCTGTTCGCTCATTTCTCGGCCATCGAAATGGACGGTTACAAAACTCTAAAGGCTGGCCAGAAAGTCAGATTTGAAGTCGCGCAAGGTCCAAAAGGGCTTCATGCGGTAAAAATCAAAGGCTTGGAAGATAAAAAGCTGGATCCGGCAAAAGAAACACATCCGCTGCACCAGCAGGACCACGCTCACGCGGACGCCTGATACTCATGTTGAAAAAGTGATTAGATCTATAGCGGCAGCCATCAGAGCCAGCCGAATCAATAGAAACATGCAATGAGCTTTGCCGGACACGTAAAAAGACAGGGACATTGGTCTGCTTTATATCCGTCACGCTCCACAGGGTGTCGAATTAGCGGTTATTGCACCGCGGATACCCAGACTCCAATCCAGGACGTTCCGTTCGTCTACCCCAAGCCGTCCTGAACAACGAAAATCCGCCCTCACCATCTGCCCCCTCCCCCGCATCAAGGCGCGCCAGGCCCCACATGCCAACCATTCCAGAAAGCTGCCTGGAGGACTGCGCGTTCGACCAACGGCGGATATTCATTTTTCGATAGCTCGCATAGCATTAATGCTTGGTGCCAATGGTTTGATATACTCGCGCCGTGACCGCAGAGTCATCAAGGCCGACCCGTCCGAATTCTGACCCTCGGCCTTCCTTATGCGTCGGGCTGCTACCTGACCCGACAGCTTGACGCTCGACTGATGCACCCAACATCACCGCGAATAAACCTCGACCTGGCTCATGGCCGAACCGTGGGCAAGCGCGCTTAGAATGCGCGTATCGAGATTTTGTGCATGCTCAGCAAAAGAGAGTTAATACGAATGTCCAACCGCTCGAAGATCATCTACACCTTCACCGACGAAGCTCCGGCCCTCGCCACCTACTCCCTGCTGCCTATTATCGAAGCGTTCACGGCAACTTCCGATATCGACGTGGAAACACGCGACATTTCTCTGGCGGGCCGTGTTCTTTCCAGCTTCCCAGAATTGCTTGCCGACAAAAAAGTGCCGGATCATCTCGCCGAGCTGGGCAAACTGGCCACTACGCCAGAGGCCAACATCATCAAGCTGCCTAACATCAGCGCCTCGGTCCCGCAATTGAAGGCGACCATCAAGGAGCTTCAGAATCAGGGCTACAACATTCCTGACTACCCTGAAAACCCTACCACTGACGCGGAAAAAGAAACCCGCGCACGCTACGACAAGACCAAGGGCAGCGCCGTGAACCCTGTTCTGCGCGAAGGCAACTCCGATCGCCGCGCCCCGCTGTCGGTCAAGAACTACGCGCGCAAGCACCCGCACAAGATGGGCGCCTGGTCAGCTGACTCCAAGGCTCACGTTGCACACATGAGCAACGGCGACTTCTACGGCAGCGAAAAAGCTGCCGAGATCGCAGCCGATAACACCGTCAAGATCGAACTCGTCGCCCAGGACGGCACCACCACCGTCCTGAAGGAAAAAACCTCCGTCAAGGCGGGCGAAGTCGTCGACTGCTCGGTCATGAGCGCCAAGGCCCTGCGCAGTTTCATTGCTGCCGAAATCGAAGACGCTCGCAAGCAGGGCGTTCTGTTTTCGGTGCACTTGAAAGCCACCATGATGAAGATCTCCGATCCGATCATGTTTGGCCAGATCGTCGACGAGTTCTACAAGGACGCGCTGACCAAGCACGCCGATACGCTCAAGCAGATCGGCTTCAGCCTGAACAACGGCATCGGCGACCTGTACGAACGCATCACTGCCCTGCCCGCTGACAAGCAGGCAGAAATCAAGGCTGACATCGAAGCGGTCTACGCCGTTCGTCCACAGCTGGCGATGGTCAATTCCGACAAGGGCATCACCAACCTGCACGTGCCGAGCGACGTCATCGTCGACGCCTCGATGCCGGCAATGATTCGTGACTCCGGCAAGATGTGGGGCACAGACGGTCAGTTGCACGATGCCAAGGCGGTCATTCCGGATCGCTGCTACGCCACCATCTATCAGGCAGTCATCGAAGACTGCAAGAAAAATGGCGCATTCGACCCGACCACCATGGGCAGCGTACCGAACGTCGGTCTGATGGCTCAGAAGGCCGAAGAGTATGGCTCCCACGACAAGACGTTCCACATTCAGACCAACGGCGTGGTTCGCGTAACCGACAGCCAGGGCAACCTGCTGATGGAACAGAACGTCGAAGCCGGCGATATCTGGCGCATGTGCCAGGCCAAGGACGCACCGATCCAGGATTGGGTGAAACTGGCCGTCAACCGTGCCCGCGCCAGCAACACCCCGGCTATCTTCTGGCTGGACTCGTCCCGCGCCCACGACAGCGTGATGATCGAGAAAGTGCGCAAGTACCTGGGCGACCATGACACGTCGGGCCTGGATATCCAGATCCTGTCACCTGTCGACGCGATGAAGCTGACCCTGGAACGCACGCGCGCAGGCAAGGACACCATTTCGGTGACCGGCAACGTTCTGCGCGACTACCTGACTGACCTGTTCCCGATCATGGAACTGGGCACCAGCGCGAAGATGCTGTCGATCGTTCCGCTGATGAACGGCGGCGGTCTGTTCGAAACCGGCGCGGGTGGTTCGGCTCCGAAACACGTGCAGCAGTTCGTCGAGGAAAACTTCCTGCGCTGGGATTCGCTGGGCGAATTCCTCGCGCTGGCAGCGTCCCTCGAGCATCTGGGCCATGCCTACAACAATCCGAAAGCGTTGGTTCTGTCCAAGACCCTAGACCAGGCCACTGGCGAGTTCCTGGACCGCAACAAGTCGCCTTCGCGCAAGGTAGGCGGTATCGACAACCGCGGCAGCCACTTCTACCTGACCCTGTTCTGGGCTCAGGCACTGGCTGCTCAGAACGACGATGCAGACCTCAAGGCGCAGTTCGCACCTCTGGCCAAAACCCTGACCGACAACGAAGAAAAAATCGTTGCCGAGCTGAACGCCGTTCAGGGCAAGCCGGTGGATATTGGCGGCTACTACTTCCCTAACCCGGAAGTCACCAGCAAGGCCATGCGCCCGAGCGCCACGCTCAACGCGGCCATCGCCGCGCTGTAAGAGGCAATCCGAGGCGGTGCATAAAAAATGCACCGCCTCACAAAAAAATCCCCGGCCTGTTGTCGGGGATTTTTTTTATCCATGAAAAATTTCAGCCGCCTGTGTAAACCCAGGCGCCAGGGAGATGCTCGCTCAAGCACACCATTTATCCCTTCAGCTTTTCAGTGTGCGCGAAAGAAAGTCGCGAATGTATTCGGCGACCTCAGGCGCGTGTGTTTCCAATGCAAAGTGCCCTGCATCCAGCAGATGCACTTCAGCAGCCGGGACGTCCTTGCGATAAGCATGCGCGCCAGGCGGTATGAACGCAGGATCGTGCTTGCCCCAGACCGCCAGCAAGGGAGGCTGATATTTGCGCAAGTATTCCTGAAACGAGGGGTAAGCCGCTACGTTACTGCGGTAGTCAAGAATCAGGTCAAGCTGGATCTCCTCTGCGCCCGGCCGCGCCATATACATAATGTCGAGGTTGTAGCCATCGGGAGAAAGTTTTTCAGGATTGGCTCCCGTACCGTATTGCCAGTCCCGGATGACTTGCGGTGACAACGAGGCGCGACAGGCTTCGCGATTGGCTGCCGAAGGCTCGCGCCAATAGGCTTGCCACGGGCCCCATTGATCGCTGAATCCTTCCAGGTAGGCGTTGCCGTTCTGACTGATGATTGCAGTAACCTTCTCCGGGTTCGCCGCTGCGAGCCGCAAACCTGTCGGTGCGCCATAGTCGAATAGGTATAACGCGTATTTCTTCAGGCCCAGCGCCTCGGTGAAGCGCTCGATCACCTTGTAAAGGTTTTCGAATGTGTAATCGAACTGCCCGCGCGGTGGAGCCTTGGTATTACCGAATCCAGGCAGGTCGGGAGCGATCAGGCGGTACTGACTCGCCAGCAAGGGCATCAGGTCGCGAAACATGTGGCTGGAACTCGGAAAACCATGAAGCAACAGAAGCACCGGGGCGTCCTTGGCTCCGACTTCGCGATAGAACACATTGACGTCTCCTACCTGCTGAGTGTGAAACGTCACGCGGAAGGCGTCATCAATGTTCATTGCATTTTCCCTGGATAGAGGTTTATTGCTTGCAGAAGCAGCGCTCACCAACGACGCCCCGAGAGCAGAAGCAGCGCCTAACGCTGACACCTGTAAAACCTTGCGCCGACTGACACCGGATGCGGCATTTTCAGCGTCGGCTGAACCGAAATTTTTCATAGAAGTCTGACCGGGCTGGATGAATGTGCAGCCATCCTAATCATTGCTCCTAAAATGCAGAATCACCGCAAAAATCAATTCACCATTTCAAAATCTGAAATGCTGATACGATTTCGCATCTCTCGTGGCAAGCAGGCAGCCTATGGACCGTATTCAGGAAATGACGCTTTTTGCCGCACTTGCCGAGCAAACCAGTTTTGCCGGGGTGGCCCGCCACTTTGGCCTGTCGACCGCTACGGTAACCCGGGCTGTCGCGAGCCTGGAGAGCCGCCTGGGCATCCTTCTGGTGGTGCGCACCACTCGCAATATGCGGCTCACCGAGGCGGGCCAGCGCTTCGCCGCTGATTGCCGTCGATTGCTTGCCGACCTTGATGAGGCTGAAAGCGCGGCAGGCGGCTTGCATGCGTTGCCAGGCGGCCTGCTGACGGTCACCGCACCTCAGATGTTCGGCGCGCTGCATGTCGTGCCCGTAATGACGAGCTTTCTCGAGCGGTTTCCGGCCGTGGACATCCGTGCCATTCTGGTCGACAGGGTAGTGTCCATGCTCGATGAGGGCGTCGACGTGGCGGTCAGGATCGGCACCCTGCCCGATTCGTCTCTTACCGCAATCCCGACAGGTAGCGTGCGGCGCATGGTTTGCGCCTCCCCTGCCTACCTCGAAAAGCATGGAGCCCCGCAGCATCCCGACGATTTGCGACAGCATTCCACAGTTTCAACCACCACCGCCGAACGCTCGCCCCACTGGCTTTTCCGGATCGATGACAAGAATTATTCAGTAGACGTCGCCTCAAGACTCAGTCTGACGTCTTATCAGGCGGCGATCAGCGCAGCGTTACAGGGCTGGGGACTGACCCAGGTGCCGTACTATCAGATACGCGAGCACCTGCAGGAAGGCAGGCTCAAGTGTGTTCTGGAGACGTTCGAAATAATCCCGGAACCGGTTCACGTTGTTTACCTGGAGGGCCGTCGTCGCTCATCCAAAGTGCGAGCCTTTGTGGACTTCTGCGTCAGCGCCCTGAGGCATGATCTGCAGTTCGAGCAACAATAAGCTGTTACGGCTGACTCAATCCCCAGCAAAGAGACCATTATCATGACTTGGCAAGCCCACGTTACCGTCGCCACCATCGTCGAAGATCAAGGCCGCTTTCTGTTCGTCGAAGAAATCAAAGGCGGACGCGCCGTACTCAACCAACCCGCCGGGCACCTCGACCCGAACGAGAGCCTGCAACGCGCTGCAGTGCGTGAAACCCTGGAAGAAACCGGCTGGGACGTCGAATTGACTAGCGTGGTGGGCATCTACCTGTACACCGCACCGAGCAATGGCGTGACCTACCAGCGAATCTGCTTTGCCGCCAAGGCCCTGCGCCACCATCCGGAATATCAACTCGATGAAGGCATCGTCGGCGCAGTCTGGCTGACTCGCGATGAACTGGTAGCCCAGCAGGAGCGCTGGCGCAGCGAGCTGGTATTGCGCTGCCTGGACGACTACCTCGATGGTGAACATTTCAGTCTCGACCTGCTGCGCGACAAGGCGTGAGACTCGACGCCCTCAGCCTGATAGAATCGCGTCCTTTTACAGGTCAGCCGTTGAATCCCCATGCGTGATCCAGCCCCCTCGAACTCAGAAATGAAGCGCGTCATAGTCGGCATGTCCGGCGGCGTGGACTCTTCCGTTTCCGCCGTACTGCTCATGGAGCAGGGTTATCAGGTGGAAGGCTTGTTCATGAAGAACTGGGAAGAAGACGACGGAACGGAATACTGCACCGCCCGCGAAGACCTGGCAGATGCCCAGGCCGTGTGCGACAAGATCGGCATCAAGCTGCACACGGCCAACTTCGCGGCCGAGTACTGGGACAACGTCTTCGAGCACTTCCTTGAAGAGTACAAGGCCGGGCGCACGCCGAACCCGGACATCCTGTGTAACCGCGAAATCAAGTTCAAGGCGTTTCTCGACTACGCACTGATGCTCGGCGCCGACCTTATTGCTACAGGCCATTACGTACGCCGCCGTGATATCGATGGACGTACCGAGCTGCTCAAGGGCCTGGACCCGAACAAGGATCAGAGCTACTTCCTGCACGCCGTTGGCGGCGAGCAGATTGCCCGCACCCTGTTCCCGGTTGGCGAGCTGGAAAAACCGGAAGTGCGCGCCATTGCCGAAAAGCACGGCCTGGCCACTGCCAAGAAGAAGGATTCCACCGGAATCTGCTTCATTGGCGAACGCCGCTTCACTGATTTTCTGCGCCAGTACCTGCCCGCCCAGCCCGGCGAAATCAAGACCACCGAAGGTGAAGTCATCGGTCGTCACAGCGGCCTGATGTACCACACCATCGGCCAGCGCCAGGGTCTGGGCATCGGCGGTCTCAAGGATGCCAGCGATGATCCGTGGTACGTGCTGGTCAAGGACCTGGACAACAACGAACTGATTGTCGGTCAGGGTAACGATCACCCCTGGCTGTTTTCCCGTGCGCTGGTCTCTTCGGAAATCTATTGGGTCAACCCGATCGATCTGAGCAGCCCGCGCAGGCTCACCGCGAAGGTCCGTTATCGTCAGGGCGACCAGCCATGCACGCTGGAAAAAACCGCCGACGGTTATCGCGCCACATTCGATGACCCGCAACGCGCCGTCACTCCCGGCCAGTCTGTGGTGTTCTACGACGGCGAAATCTGTCTGGGCGGCGGCGTGATCGAAATTGCCGAACCCTGGACCAGCAAGGACAAGCGTTGATGAGCCCGACTCAGGAACAACTGATCGCTCTGGGCGGTGTATTCCAGGCCGCCGTGCTCGTCGACCGGATCGCCAAGACCGGTCAGATCAGCGAAGCGGCCCTGGGCTGCATGCTCGGCAGCCTGCTGGTGGTCGATCCCAAGGATACGCTGGACGTCTACGGCGGCGACGATCTCAACCTGCACGAAGGCTATCGCGCCATGGCCAGCGCCCTGGAGCGCGACCCGGCAACCTTGCAACGCGAGCCGTTGCGCTACGCCCTGTCGATGCTCGGCCTCGAGCGTCAGCTGGCCAAGCGCGATGACCTGCTTGAAGTGATCGGCAAACGCATTCCGGTGATTCAGTCACAGGTCGAGCATTTTGGCATCGCCCACGAGAACGTGATTGCCGCGACCGGCGCGCTGTATCAGGACACCCTGAGCACCTTGCGCCAGCGCATTCAGGTACAAGGCGACATGCGTAATCTGCAGCAGCCGAATAATGCCTCGAAGATTCGCGGCATTCTGCTGGCCGGTATTCGCTCTGCCCGCCTGTGGCGGCAAGTTGGCGGTCATCGCTGGCAACTGGTGTTCAGCCGCCGCAAGTTGTTGAAAGAACTTTATCCATTGCTGCACGGCTGACCCGCCGCGCTCCAATGACCTTCACCACCCCTGGCACGACGCTGTCTACGCTGGTCGGCGGACTCCGGTCCGACTGACTTTTCATGTATGATATGCGCCCTTTTCGTCGCCCGACTGTCCGAGAGCATCCCATGCAGCTTTCTTCGCTCACTGCGGTTTCCCCTGTTGATGGCCGCTACGCCGGCAAAACCCAGGCCTTGCGCCCTATTTTCAGCGAATACGGCCTGATCCGTTTCCGCGTGATGGTTGAAGTTCGCTGGCTCCAGCGTCTTGCGGCTCACCCGCAGATCACCGAGGTCCCGGCCTTCTCCGCGCAAGCCAACGCCATCCTGGATACCCTGGCCGAAGACTTCTCCGTGGAGCATGCCGAGCGAGTCAAGGAAATCGA encodes:
- the clpS gene encoding ATP-dependent Clp protease adapter ClpS, coding for MHAFSKIRLTFNQDDPQSHEDDSAGIAVQDAKPALQAPPMYKVVLFNDDYTPMDFVVEVLEVFFNLNRELATKVMLAVHTEGRAVCGLFTRDIAETKAMQVNQYARESQHPLLCEIEKDG
- the cspD gene encoding cold shock domain-containing protein CspD, which codes for MIEGKVKWFNNAKGFGFINAEGNDEDLFAHFSAIEMDGYKTLKAGQKVRFEVAQGPKGLHAVKIKGLEDKKLDPAKETHPLHQQDHAHADA
- a CDS encoding NADP-dependent isocitrate dehydrogenase; this encodes MSNRSKIIYTFTDEAPALATYSLLPIIEAFTATSDIDVETRDISLAGRVLSSFPELLADKKVPDHLAELGKLATTPEANIIKLPNISASVPQLKATIKELQNQGYNIPDYPENPTTDAEKETRARYDKTKGSAVNPVLREGNSDRRAPLSVKNYARKHPHKMGAWSADSKAHVAHMSNGDFYGSEKAAEIAADNTVKIELVAQDGTTTVLKEKTSVKAGEVVDCSVMSAKALRSFIAAEIEDARKQGVLFSVHLKATMMKISDPIMFGQIVDEFYKDALTKHADTLKQIGFSLNNGIGDLYERITALPADKQAEIKADIEAVYAVRPQLAMVNSDKGITNLHVPSDVIVDASMPAMIRDSGKMWGTDGQLHDAKAVIPDRCYATIYQAVIEDCKKNGAFDPTTMGSVPNVGLMAQKAEEYGSHDKTFHIQTNGVVRVTDSQGNLLMEQNVEAGDIWRMCQAKDAPIQDWVKLAVNRARASNTPAIFWLDSSRAHDSVMIEKVRKYLGDHDTSGLDIQILSPVDAMKLTLERTRAGKDTISVTGNVLRDYLTDLFPIMELGTSAKMLSIVPLMNGGGLFETGAGGSAPKHVQQFVEENFLRWDSLGEFLALAASLEHLGHAYNNPKALVLSKTLDQATGEFLDRNKSPSRKVGGIDNRGSHFYLTLFWAQALAAQNDDADLKAQFAPLAKTLTDNEEKIVAELNAVQGKPVDIGGYYFPNPEVTSKAMRPSATLNAAIAAL
- a CDS encoding alpha/beta fold hydrolase, with the translated sequence MNIDDAFRVTFHTQQVGDVNVFYREVGAKDAPVLLLLHGFPSSSHMFRDLMPLLASQYRLIAPDLPGFGNTKAPPRGQFDYTFENLYKVIERFTEALGLKKYALYLFDYGAPTGLRLAAANPEKVTAIISQNGNAYLEGFSDQWGPWQAYWREPSAANREACRASLSPQVIRDWQYGTGANPEKLSPDGYNLDIMYMARPGAEEIQLDLILDYRSNVAAYPSFQEYLRKYQPPLLAVWGKHDPAFIPPGAHAYRKDVPAAEVHLLDAGHFALETHAPEVAEYIRDFLSRTLKS
- a CDS encoding LysR family transcriptional regulator, whose amino-acid sequence is MDRIQEMTLFAALAEQTSFAGVARHFGLSTATVTRAVASLESRLGILLVVRTTRNMRLTEAGQRFAADCRRLLADLDEAESAAGGLHALPGGLLTVTAPQMFGALHVVPVMTSFLERFPAVDIRAILVDRVVSMLDEGVDVAVRIGTLPDSSLTAIPTGSVRRMVCASPAYLEKHGAPQHPDDLRQHSTVSTTTAERSPHWLFRIDDKNYSVDVASRLSLTSYQAAISAALQGWGLTQVPYYQIREHLQEGRLKCVLETFEIIPEPVHVVYLEGRRRSSKVRAFVDFCVSALRHDLQFEQQ
- a CDS encoding NUDIX hydrolase; protein product: MTWQAHVTVATIVEDQGRFLFVEEIKGGRAVLNQPAGHLDPNESLQRAAVRETLEETGWDVELTSVVGIYLYTAPSNGVTYQRICFAAKALRHHPEYQLDEGIVGAVWLTRDELVAQQERWRSELVLRCLDDYLDGEHFSLDLLRDKA
- the mnmA gene encoding tRNA 2-thiouridine(34) synthase MnmA, encoding MRDPAPSNSEMKRVIVGMSGGVDSSVSAVLLMEQGYQVEGLFMKNWEEDDGTEYCTAREDLADAQAVCDKIGIKLHTANFAAEYWDNVFEHFLEEYKAGRTPNPDILCNREIKFKAFLDYALMLGADLIATGHYVRRRDIDGRTELLKGLDPNKDQSYFLHAVGGEQIARTLFPVGELEKPEVRAIAEKHGLATAKKKDSTGICFIGERRFTDFLRQYLPAQPGEIKTTEGEVIGRHSGLMYHTIGQRQGLGIGGLKDASDDPWYVLVKDLDNNELIVGQGNDHPWLFSRALVSSEIYWVNPIDLSSPRRLTAKVRYRQGDQPCTLEKTADGYRATFDDPQRAVTPGQSVVFYDGEICLGGGVIEIAEPWTSKDKR
- the hflD gene encoding high frequency lysogenization protein HflD, with the translated sequence MSPTQEQLIALGGVFQAAVLVDRIAKTGQISEAALGCMLGSLLVVDPKDTLDVYGGDDLNLHEGYRAMASALERDPATLQREPLRYALSMLGLERQLAKRDDLLEVIGKRIPVIQSQVEHFGIAHENVIAATGALYQDTLSTLRQRIQVQGDMRNLQQPNNASKIRGILLAGIRSARLWRQVGGHRWQLVFSRRKLLKELYPLLHG